The sequence CAGAAGGGGAGTATCTTCGATGAGTAGAAGACGTGGGATCATGTCGGATCATTTTAAAGAAGAGCTTGCTAAAGAATTAGGTTTTTACGACACTGTACAAAGAGATGGTTGGGGTGGTATTACCGCACGGGATGCCGGTAATATGGTGAAAAGAGCAGTACAAATGGCAGAAGAGAGTTTACAAAAGGACAAAGTCTAAGACTTTGTCCTTTTTCTACTGTAGCATAGCGTGGCAAAGCATAAAATGTTAGCAATGTAAAAGCACGACGTAGTAAATGTACCAATTATAAGAAAAATTAGGCACTTTCAGATTTTCTGATGAGTACAGAAAGTGGAGTTCCTATAATATGGATTATGTAAAGTAGCCATCGCTAGTCAAGCGTCCATATTGAGATATTTAATGTGCTGGGATACTGCTCCGTCCAACCACTCCGCGTCCTGCGGGAGTCTCCGTGGTTAGCCTACGCTAGGATATGGGCTCTACAACTTT is a genomic window of Gracilibacillus salinarum containing:
- a CDS encoding small, acid-soluble spore protein, alpha/beta type, with product MSRRRGIMSDHFKEELAKELGFYDTVQRDGWGGITARDAGNMVKRAVQMAEESLQKDKV